From Myxococcota bacterium, one genomic window encodes:
- a CDS encoding CusA/CzcA family heavy metal efflux RND transporter gives MLAQIIESAINRRWLTISLTVIMAGLGIWSWDTLKKEAYPDVGDTQVTIITPFAGKAAEEVERQVTRPLERVLNSVPRVLVRRSKTIFGLSWIQLTFEDGVDDYFARQQVLEKIKSAALPEGAESELAPLSGPVGEILRYVVEGPVDMTPMDLRTLQDWVIIPKLLQASGVADVITFGGLVKQFHVVTTLEQLAAYQLSIDQVIDAIQANNKNSGGSLMSRGGQSIAIRGIGAIRNTSDIENIVLSSRNGVPIFIKNIGSVEISPMPPSGILGYSMDNHETPVGVQGVIAMRRGENPSEVIAGIKEKIRELQENDLPKGVQLKLTYDRSELVNYTIRTVSTTIFEGVSLVIILLIFFLGSVRTAIVVALTIPLSLLFAFLMMRLTGIPANLLSLGAIDFGIIVDGAVVMAENILRHYKNRHEEPEGHKSSIVLSTILATREVSKEIFFSIAIIISAYFPIFTFQRVEGKLFSPMAYTLAFALLGSLILALTLIPVLMSLLFKDYREWENPVYRWLERGYGRLTVSLTASYKKTVIISLTLVALVLILGGSRIGTEFLPNLDEGALNIRCIFPASTSLAETNSYTSQMRQIIRQYKPVNFIITQAGRNEDGTDPYNPNRLEILVALKDYKLWKHDITKDELLKQIKQSLKDHFPGVIFSFSQPILDNVTEAVTGSVADLAIQINGEDLNLMRQKAHQILDVIKTIPGASEYGIEQEGQQAQLVIDINRNMAARYGINVDDIQTVIEAAIGGTPIGTMYEDAKQFGIIVRYPTQQKSSIDAISGVRIKSITGAQVPLADIASIKILDGETIIQRQDGHRQISVRTNIRNRDQGGFVEEAQRKIASQIKMQEGYSISWGGQFENLSRAAKRLKIVVPFTLMMIFLILFALYRDGRNVMMALSCIPFALCGGLAGLLIRGYHLNVSAGVGFISLFGISTMAGVLFASRVNHIRKDYPSLSLLEQIRLTAKIQLRPCLTTVLPALFGLVPAALASGIGSDVQRPMATVIVGGLASGLLLTLITLPSLCLWIEEKRK, from the coding sequence ATGCTTGCTCAAATAATCGAAAGTGCCATCAACCGCCGCTGGCTTACCATCTCTTTAACCGTGATTATGGCCGGCTTAGGCATTTGGTCATGGGATACTCTGAAAAAGGAAGCTTACCCTGATGTCGGTGACACTCAAGTAACGATTATCACGCCCTTTGCTGGCAAAGCTGCGGAAGAAGTTGAGCGGCAAGTGACCAGGCCTTTGGAGCGTGTTTTAAACAGCGTACCGCGCGTATTGGTCAGGCGCTCTAAGACCATTTTCGGACTTTCATGGATCCAGCTCACATTCGAAGATGGCGTAGATGACTACTTTGCCAGACAGCAGGTGCTGGAAAAGATCAAATCGGCTGCTTTGCCAGAGGGCGCTGAGTCTGAACTGGCGCCATTAAGCGGCCCGGTGGGCGAAATCTTGCGTTATGTGGTCGAAGGCCCTGTCGATATGACACCGATGGATCTTCGAACCCTCCAGGACTGGGTCATTATACCCAAACTGTTGCAAGCCTCAGGCGTAGCCGATGTGATTACTTTCGGGGGTTTGGTTAAGCAATTTCATGTGGTCACAACTTTGGAACAACTGGCTGCCTATCAGCTGTCGATTGATCAAGTCATAGACGCCATCCAGGCAAATAACAAAAACTCGGGCGGCAGCTTAATGTCTCGAGGCGGACAAAGCATTGCTATTCGAGGCATCGGGGCCATTCGAAATACCTCAGACATTGAAAACATCGTTTTAAGTTCAAGAAACGGCGTGCCTATATTTATTAAGAACATTGGCAGTGTTGAAATCTCTCCGATGCCGCCGTCCGGCATTTTGGGCTATTCGATGGACAACCATGAAACGCCTGTAGGCGTACAGGGTGTCATTGCCATGCGGCGCGGCGAAAATCCGTCCGAGGTAATTGCTGGCATTAAAGAGAAGATTCGAGAACTTCAGGAAAATGATTTGCCCAAAGGCGTGCAGCTTAAGCTCACGTATGACCGATCCGAACTGGTGAACTATACGATTCGCACGGTATCCACCACCATCTTTGAAGGCGTTTCGCTGGTAATTATTCTGCTTATCTTCTTTTTGGGCAGCGTTCGAACCGCGATCGTGGTCGCGCTTACCATTCCTCTGTCATTGCTTTTTGCCTTTCTCATGATGCGTTTGACCGGTATTCCTGCGAATCTGCTATCCCTTGGGGCGATCGATTTCGGTATTATCGTTGATGGCGCTGTGGTGATGGCCGAAAACATTCTCAGGCATTATAAAAATCGGCACGAAGAACCTGAGGGGCATAAAAGCAGCATTGTCTTAAGCACCATTTTGGCCACCCGAGAGGTTAGTAAGGAAATCTTTTTTTCGATTGCCATTATCATCTCGGCCTATTTCCCAATTTTTACTTTTCAACGCGTGGAAGGAAAGCTGTTTTCTCCGATGGCTTACACGCTGGCATTCGCTTTGCTAGGCTCGCTCATACTCGCTTTAACGCTGATCCCCGTGTTAATGTCTTTGCTATTTAAAGACTATCGAGAATGGGAAAACCCAGTCTATCGCTGGCTCGAAAGAGGCTATGGCAGGTTAACGGTTTCGCTAACGGCTTCATATAAGAAGACGGTGATTATCTCGTTAACGTTGGTAGCACTGGTGCTAATTTTGGGCGGCTCTCGCATTGGAACGGAGTTTTTGCCCAACTTGGATGAAGGCGCTTTAAATATCCGATGTATCTTTCCGGCCAGTACCTCTTTGGCGGAAACCAATTCGTACACAAGCCAGATGCGGCAGATTATTCGCCAATATAAGCCGGTCAACTTTATTATCACGCAAGCAGGCCGAAACGAAGATGGCACGGATCCTTATAACCCCAACCGGCTTGAGATCTTGGTGGCGCTCAAAGATTACAAGCTTTGGAAGCACGACATTACCAAAGACGAATTGTTAAAGCAGATTAAACAAAGTCTAAAAGACCACTTCCCTGGCGTTATCTTTTCCTTTTCACAGCCGATTTTAGATAATGTCACCGAAGCAGTAACTGGCAGCGTGGCCGATTTAGCCATTCAGATTAACGGTGAAGATTTAAATCTGATGCGCCAAAAAGCTCATCAAATACTCGATGTTATTAAAACCATCCCAGGCGCCAGCGAATACGGCATTGAACAAGAAGGTCAGCAGGCTCAACTGGTGATCGATATCAACCGCAATATGGCCGCCAGATACGGCATTAACGTGGATGACATCCAGACCGTCATAGAAGCCGCCATTGGGGGAACACCCATTGGAACGATGTATGAAGATGCCAAGCAATTCGGCATCATCGTGCGCTATCCCACTCAGCAAAAATCATCGATCGATGCCATTTCAGGGGTTCGCATCAAATCCATCACAGGCGCCCAAGTACCACTGGCAGATATAGCCTCGATTAAAATATTGGACGGCGAAACCATCATCCAAAGGCAAGATGGTCATCGGCAGATCTCGGTCAGGACCAACATCCGAAACCGCGACCAAGGCGGATTTGTGGAGGAAGCCCAGAGAAAAATAGCCAGTCAGATTAAGATGCAGGAAGGCTATTCCATCAGCTGGGGCGGCCAATTCGAAAACCTAAGCAGGGCCGCTAAAAGGCTTAAAATCGTCGTTCCTTTCACCTTAATGATGATATTTTTAATCTTATTCGCGCTTTATCGAGATGGTCGAAACGTCATGATGGCGCTGTCATGCATTCCATTTGCGTTATGCGGCGGACTCGCAGGACTGCTCATTCGTGGCTATCACCTCAATGTCTCTGCAGGTGTAGGTTTTATCTCTCTGTTTGGCATTTCGACCATGGCAGGGGTGCTGTTTGCATCCCGGGTGAACCATATTCGAAAAGACTATCCATCGTTAAGCCTGCTGGAGCAAATCCGACTTACGGCTAAGATTCAGCTCAGGCCTTGTCTGACCACGGTACTACCCGCCTTATTTGGCTTAGTCCCAGCAGCTCTCGCTTCAGGCATTGGGTCTGATGTGCAAAGGCCGATGGCAACCGTCATCGTTGGCGGTCTAGCCTCAGGCCTGTTGTTGACCCTAATCACCTTGCCCAGCCTGTGCCTTTGGATTGAGGAAAAGCGAAAATGA
- the glyS gene encoding glycine--tRNA ligase subunit beta, which translates to MNLLLEIGTEELPSSALQIALEFLPKQLQVELEASRLTATAIEAFGTPRRIILLAQNLDAKQADLDSEVLGPKVEIAFDASGNLTPAGGGFIKSRGLDPSAAYQKQTDKGTVLAAKLHEKGAPTADVLAKILPALIGKIPFAKTMRWDQTKTRFSRPIRWLLCLLDSQIVSFEIAGVQSSDKTCGHRLMNPGFETVTQDSYFAFLQNSHVVFDTEKRIALILAEAQRLAKSVGGELLPDPELLKTVANLVECPWPILGHFDGRYLEIPQEILISEMREHQKYFAILNPAGGLMPNFVVVSGSEPVNAERLAAGNARVLKARFEDGAFYYSEDLKKPLEAYVSAAPTELIAWAKKFDQSAEIERAALLCKADLNTGVVGEFPELQGIIGGIYATKSGEKAEVAQAIAQHYQPRFATDQLPSSWHGAVLSLADRLNTLHTRKLPKGSADPYGLRRAAIGLVRIILGYNLKVNLRELIAKEDILEFVMMRARGVFLEDHPVLVVDATQKAAAYDLCAWQARIQALEQFDYTAVSAVFKRVSNLVSKAVVEKTDTSFLKETSEIELAKAIQAVKLSDNHLETLAQLGNIKPILDQFFEDVMVMVDDIDLRNARLGLLTQVQQKASHIADFSKLSEKQT; encoded by the coding sequence ATGAATCTACTCCTCGAAATCGGTACCGAAGAACTCCCCAGCTCAGCGCTGCAAATCGCTTTGGAATTTCTACCAAAGCAGCTTCAAGTTGAACTCGAAGCATCCAGGTTAACTGCCACCGCCATCGAAGCTTTTGGAACACCGAGACGCATTATCTTGCTCGCCCAAAACTTGGATGCCAAACAAGCAGACTTAGACTCTGAAGTTTTAGGTCCCAAAGTTGAAATCGCATTCGATGCATCCGGCAATCTTACCCCTGCGGGCGGCGGCTTTATTAAATCCAGAGGCTTAGACCCCAGCGCCGCTTATCAAAAGCAAACGGACAAAGGCACCGTTTTAGCGGCAAAATTGCATGAAAAGGGTGCGCCTACTGCAGACGTATTGGCCAAAATATTACCCGCGCTCATCGGCAAAATACCTTTCGCCAAAACCATGCGATGGGATCAAACCAAAACACGTTTTTCCAGGCCCATTCGGTGGCTTTTATGCCTGCTGGATTCTCAAATCGTCAGTTTCGAAATCGCGGGCGTTCAAAGCTCTGATAAAACTTGCGGCCATCGATTGATGAACCCTGGCTTTGAAACGGTAACTCAAGATTCTTATTTTGCCTTCCTGCAAAACAGTCATGTCGTTTTTGACACTGAAAAGCGTATAGCGCTAATTTTGGCAGAGGCCCAAAGACTGGCGAAGTCGGTTGGCGGTGAATTACTGCCGGATCCTGAGCTCTTAAAGACCGTCGCCAATTTGGTTGAATGCCCCTGGCCTATTTTGGGTCATTTCGATGGGCGTTATCTTGAAATCCCGCAAGAAATCTTGATTTCTGAAATGCGTGAGCATCAAAAATACTTCGCGATTTTAAACCCAGCGGGCGGGCTCATGCCTAATTTCGTGGTGGTCTCGGGCTCCGAGCCGGTGAATGCCGAGCGCTTGGCTGCAGGAAACGCGCGCGTTTTGAAAGCGCGTTTTGAAGATGGCGCGTTTTACTACTCAGAAGATTTAAAGAAGCCGCTGGAAGCTTATGTTTCGGCGGCGCCTACTGAATTAATTGCGTGGGCTAAAAAATTCGATCAGTCCGCCGAAATCGAGCGAGCAGCTCTTTTATGCAAGGCGGATCTCAACACGGGTGTGGTGGGTGAGTTCCCTGAACTGCAGGGTATTATTGGCGGCATCTATGCGACCAAATCAGGTGAGAAAGCTGAAGTCGCTCAGGCCATTGCTCAGCATTATCAACCTCGTTTCGCCACAGACCAACTTCCGAGCTCGTGGCATGGGGCGGTTTTAAGCCTGGCGGACCGCTTAAATACTCTGCATACCCGCAAATTGCCTAAAGGCAGTGCGGACCCCTACGGCCTTAGACGTGCAGCCATTGGCTTGGTTCGTATTATTCTTGGATACAATCTCAAAGTTAATCTTCGGGAGTTGATTGCCAAAGAAGACATCTTGGAATTCGTCATGATGCGAGCTCGTGGCGTTTTTCTAGAAGATCACCCTGTTTTGGTGGTGGATGCCACCCAAAAAGCGGCTGCTTACGACCTCTGCGCTTGGCAAGCGCGAATCCAAGCACTTGAGCAATTCGATTACACCGCCGTTTCTGCCGTTTTTAAACGCGTCAGCAATTTGGTTTCAAAGGCTGTTGTTGAAAAAACCGACACAAGTTTTCTGAAAGAGACCAGTGAGATTGAGTTGGCCAAAGCCATCCAGGCGGTCAAATTGAGCGATAATCACCTGGAAACCCTCGCTCAGCTGGGAAATATCAAACCAATATTGGATCAATTCTTCGAAGACGTGATGGTGATGGTCGATGATATCGATCTTAGAAATGCTCGGTTAGGCCTTTTGACCCAAGTGCAGCAAAAGGCTTCTCACATTGCTGATTTTTCAAAACTATCCGAAAAGCAAACATGA
- a CDS encoding glycine--tRNA ligase subunit alpha, translated as MPNAPTFQEIILRLQRFWADRGCIIVQPTDVEVGAGTLNKHTFLRVLGPEPWNVAYVEPSRRPTDGRYGENPNRLQHYYQFQVILKPAPNNPQEQYLDSLRAIELDPVENDIRFVEDDWEHPGLGAAGLGWEVWAQGMEVTQFTYFQQCGGLELDEVACELTYGLERLAMCIQGVDNVYDLVWAVLPSGQIVKYGDVHQQDEREWSHHNFSHADIEMYFRHFKDYQAQALSLLEQKLVLPAYDYTLKCSHAFNILDARGAVKATDRPEFIGKIRDLAKRCAEDYLESRKELGFPMLMRAV; from the coding sequence ATGCCTAACGCGCCGACTTTTCAAGAAATCATCTTACGCCTGCAGAGATTTTGGGCGGATAGAGGATGTATTATTGTTCAGCCAACCGATGTGGAAGTTGGCGCAGGGACTTTGAATAAGCATACTTTTCTGCGCGTTCTCGGGCCTGAGCCTTGGAATGTGGCTTATGTGGAACCATCTAGACGACCAACCGATGGGCGTTATGGAGAAAATCCGAATCGCTTGCAGCACTATTATCAGTTTCAAGTGATACTAAAACCTGCCCCCAATAACCCTCAAGAACAATATCTGGATTCATTGCGAGCCATCGAGTTAGATCCAGTCGAAAATGATATCCGTTTCGTGGAAGACGACTGGGAACATCCGGGACTTGGTGCTGCCGGGCTTGGTTGGGAAGTTTGGGCGCAGGGCATGGAAGTCACGCAGTTTACCTACTTTCAACAGTGCGGCGGGCTTGAGCTGGATGAAGTCGCTTGCGAGCTGACTTACGGTCTCGAGCGATTGGCCATGTGCATTCAAGGGGTAGATAACGTTTACGATTTGGTTTGGGCAGTTTTGCCTTCAGGTCAAATCGTTAAGTACGGCGATGTTCACCAACAAGATGAACGCGAATGGTCGCACCATAATTTTAGCCATGCAGACATAGAGATGTATTTCAGACATTTCAAAGATTATCAGGCCCAAGCGTTAAGCTTGCTTGAGCAAAAACTGGTTCTGCCGGCTTATGATTACACGCTTAAATGCAGCCACGCGTTTAACATCCTGGACGCAAGAGGCGCGGTGAAAGCGACCGACAGACCCGAATTCATCGGCAAGATTAGAGACTTAGCCAAAAGATGTGCAGAGGATTATTTAGAATCACGCAAAGAACTAGGCTTTCCTATGCTCATGAGGGCTGTTTAA
- a CDS encoding SpoIID/LytB domain-containing protein, with product MKAFILLSVISNILLANLDVRLNIAPPAANFTLKGELTASTSQGAVIVSGKQFDLKADKSGISLNGQKTNANLIKITSPDLIEVGSRKFRKVIEVKQAAGKLSLIHTLGMESYIIGVISSELPSSWPLEVLKAQAIAARTYAVWQRSVKEQLESSVMDQVYHGVQREHPLAKQAVEETDGQVLTFDSKPAHTYFHAACGGHTASSTEAFGGSEPYLKGVSCSYCHDAPTYRWKYELSRQDLNRKLGAKIDNMEPLGESASSRVISFRFKSKPKLADMKAVEVRKALGYDKFRSTLITKHSIGWSKAEFAGRGHGHGVGMCQWGALKMAKLGKTSEQILEHYYPGTEIRKFY from the coding sequence ATGAAAGCATTTATATTGTTGAGCGTGATTTCAAATATATTGTTGGCAAACTTGGATGTTCGACTCAATATAGCGCCTCCAGCTGCAAATTTTACTTTAAAAGGCGAGCTTACCGCGTCCACAAGCCAAGGAGCCGTGATTGTCTCAGGCAAACAGTTTGATTTGAAAGCAGATAAATCAGGCATTAGCCTGAACGGTCAAAAGACCAATGCAAACCTCATCAAAATCACCAGCCCCGATTTGATTGAAGTTGGGTCCAGAAAGTTTCGAAAAGTTATCGAAGTAAAACAAGCCGCCGGTAAGCTGTCCCTGATTCATACTTTAGGCATGGAATCGTACATCATCGGCGTTATCTCCAGCGAGCTGCCCAGTTCATGGCCTTTGGAAGTGCTAAAAGCCCAAGCAATCGCCGCCCGTACCTACGCCGTTTGGCAAAGGTCTGTCAAAGAGCAGCTTGAATCGTCAGTCATGGACCAGGTGTACCACGGGGTCCAAAGAGAGCACCCCTTAGCTAAACAAGCTGTAGAAGAAACTGACGGCCAAGTTCTAACTTTCGATTCCAAGCCAGCCCACACCTATTTCCACGCAGCCTGCGGAGGGCACACCGCAAGCTCAACAGAAGCCTTTGGCGGCAGCGAGCCATACCTAAAGGGCGTTTCCTGCTCATACTGCCATGACGCGCCAACGTATCGCTGGAAATATGAACTTTCTCGCCAAGATCTAAATCGCAAACTGGGAGCCAAAATCGATAACATGGAGCCCTTAGGCGAATCGGCCTCCAGCCGTGTGATAAGTTTCAGATTCAAAAGCAAACCCAAACTGGCCGACATGAAAGCTGTCGAAGTTCGAAAAGCCCTGGGCTATGACAAGTTCCGCTCAACGCTTATCACCAAACATTCTATCGGCTGGTCCAAAGCCGAGTTCGCCGGCCGCGGCCACGGTCACGGCGTAGGCATGTGCCAATGGGGGGCGCTTAAAATGGCCAAGCTGGGAAAGACATCCGAGCAGATTCTAGAGCACTATTATCCTGGCACGGAAATCAGAAAGTTCTATTAG
- a CDS encoding S8 family peptidase yields the protein MIPNDPLLTHQWSLGLNGINLVEAVKKKPIKTTVAIGIIDTGVDYNHPDLKDNIWTNSLEIPGNNIDDDKNGYIDDIHGIRPLVWSGNPMDDQGHGTQVAGIIGAVANNGIGIAGIVPKIAIVPCKALDAQGKGKLAQSIECLGYFLDLAARSKDPVTFAAIYTSVRLADPRLPSRVVEECLKYGILLVAGAGSGGFDIDKIPGLPDYPIEPNSLIVGATDRFGALAPFSNFGKHSVHVLAPGEDILTTFLSGEYRNLTDASAAAAIVVGMAAYLKANDPTRDYATIKNLILAGGEQTPSASLTTISGRRVRLIDSNGIGALSCHNQIVTRRIQPKTNPVTMKLGTSLRLVFRSHNCAKSVPPLPLALRYVNDIGKDGDVAGDGVYSGYFKPTSAGVYYLPIFADDTLTIKVVL from the coding sequence ATGATTCCTAACGATCCGTTGTTAACACACCAGTGGTCTCTGGGATTGAATGGCATTAATCTTGTTGAGGCTGTGAAAAAAAAGCCTATCAAAACTACGGTAGCGATTGGTATTATTGACACTGGTGTCGATTATAACCATCCCGATCTGAAGGATAATATCTGGACAAATTCTCTTGAGATTCCGGGTAACAACATTGACGATGATAAAAATGGATACATAGATGATATCCACGGAATTAGGCCACTTGTTTGGTCGGGTAATCCGATGGATGACCAAGGTCACGGGACTCAAGTGGCAGGAATTATCGGTGCCGTGGCCAATAATGGTATTGGCATTGCCGGAATCGTTCCCAAAATTGCAATCGTCCCCTGTAAAGCTTTGGATGCTCAAGGAAAAGGCAAGCTCGCCCAGTCTATAGAATGTTTGGGATATTTCCTAGATCTTGCAGCCAGGAGCAAAGATCCGGTCACCTTCGCAGCGATTTATACCTCAGTGAGACTAGCAGACCCACGGTTACCTTCTCGTGTCGTAGAGGAATGTCTGAAATATGGCATTTTGCTTGTTGCTGGTGCGGGCAGCGGCGGTTTTGATATCGATAAAATTCCTGGTCTCCCCGACTATCCTATCGAACCCAACAGTCTCATTGTAGGCGCGACCGATCGTTTTGGCGCTTTGGCACCCTTCTCGAATTTCGGAAAGCATTCAGTTCATGTGTTAGCACCTGGGGAAGATATCCTGACGACTTTTTTGAGTGGAGAATATAGAAATTTGACCGATGCCTCCGCGGCAGCGGCGATTGTGGTTGGAATGGCCGCCTATTTAAAAGCGAACGATCCCACCCGGGATTATGCTACGATCAAAAATCTGATTTTAGCGGGGGGAGAGCAAACCCCTTCTGCGTCTTTGACTACGATTTCCGGGCGGCGGGTGCGGTTAATAGACTCTAACGGAATAGGGGCTCTCTCATGTCACAATCAAATTGTCACGCGTCGAATCCAGCCGAAAACAAACCCGGTGACAATGAAACTCGGCACCTCATTGCGGCTTGTTTTCCGCAGCCACAATTGTGCAAAATCAGTTCCTCCCCTTCCACTGGCTTTGCGATACGTTAACGATATCGGCAAGGATGGTGATGTCGCTGGTGATGGTGTTTACAGCGGCTATTTCAAACCGACTTCGGCTGGGGTCTATTATCTGCCTATTTTTGCAGATGACACACTTACTATCAAAGTAGTACTGTAA
- a CDS encoding ATP-binding protein, which yields MMLRDLTGLIARAAESTEEGISISDMRLSGQPLIYVNKGFVEMSGFSAGEVLGKNCRFLQGPDTDRSQVDLLRQCIEKQNAGIFELLNYRKDGSSFWNRVSMVPLFDKTGELTHFVGIQSNITELKTSNQRLYEMNIEKNNFLGMASHDIRNPLTACNVYCELLSNQISDPKLLGYIDNIRTGNALIRRLVDDFLDYSKIEAGTLSLLFERRNIAKFLIEVLEPNALLAAEKDIRLTTRFAAESMEGNIDPSGITQVINNLIGNAIKFSPLGSTIIVSLETGDDSSIVVSIADDGPGIPEDERKNLFKAFASGSSKGSAGEKSTGLGLSIVQKIVRAHGGEVWWKESQRGKGSIFSFSLPVAV from the coding sequence ATGATGTTAAGGGATCTGACCGGCCTAATTGCCCGTGCTGCAGAATCAACGGAGGAAGGAATTTCGATTTCCGACATGCGGCTATCTGGTCAACCTCTCATATATGTCAACAAAGGCTTTGTTGAGATGTCTGGGTTCTCCGCAGGCGAGGTTCTCGGGAAAAACTGCCGCTTTCTTCAAGGTCCAGATACAGATCGTTCGCAAGTAGATCTTCTCAGACAGTGCATTGAAAAGCAGAATGCGGGTATCTTCGAACTCCTCAACTATCGCAAAGACGGGTCGTCCTTTTGGAACCGAGTGTCGATGGTGCCCCTTTTTGATAAAACTGGGGAATTAACACATTTTGTCGGTATTCAATCTAATATCACAGAGCTAAAAACGAGTAACCAGCGGCTATATGAGATGAACATCGAAAAAAACAATTTCCTTGGAATGGCATCTCATGACATACGAAATCCGCTAACAGCTTGTAATGTATATTGTGAGCTTTTGTCGAACCAGATTTCCGACCCGAAACTGCTCGGATATATCGATAATATCCGTACAGGAAATGCGCTTATTAGACGATTGGTAGATGATTTTCTTGACTACAGCAAAATCGAAGCTGGAACGCTTTCACTGTTGTTTGAGCGAAGAAATATTGCAAAGTTTTTAATAGAAGTTTTGGAGCCTAATGCATTGCTCGCAGCAGAAAAAGACATAAGGTTAACGACTCGATTTGCAGCTGAATCCATGGAGGGGAACATAGATCCTTCCGGCATAACGCAAGTAATTAACAACCTTATTGGAAATGCGATTAAGTTTTCACCCCTAGGGTCCACGATTATAGTCTCATTAGAGACAGGGGATGACAGCTCGATCGTAGTCTCTATCGCTGACGACGGCCCGGGTATCCCCGAAGACGAGCGTAAAAATCTGTTTAAAGCATTCGCTAGCGGAAGCTCTAAAGGCTCAGCGGGCGAGAAGAGTACCGGACTAGGTTTGTCTATTGTCCAAAAAATTGTCCGCGCTCACGGAGGCGAAGTTTGGTGGAAAGAGAGCCAGAGAGGAAAGGGTTCGATTTTTTCTTTTTCTCTTCCGGTCGCGGTTTGA
- a CDS encoding ABC transporter permease: MNLVLEQVRYIGQITQLVGQFFKELFTHPLDWHEIKIQCQQIGLLSMPIAGFTMLFVGFVFAFQFGLSMVTLGATPYIGKLVSLSIIRELGPAFTALVVGGRIGAGMAAEIGSMQVTEQIDAILALGASPTQKLVVPRVLAATFMLPIVSLIASIIGICGGMLIAWLEFNLTPLAFYESSLHTISFNDFWSGFFKPFFFGFGTALIGCHHGFRCETGTVGVGKATTAAVVNISLMVVFVDFLLTRLFAQIWPH; this comes from the coding sequence ATGAACCTTGTTCTAGAGCAAGTTCGCTACATAGGGCAAATCACTCAGCTGGTAGGGCAATTTTTCAAAGAGTTATTCACACACCCTCTGGATTGGCATGAAATCAAGATCCAATGCCAGCAGATTGGTTTGCTATCGATGCCGATTGCTGGCTTTACAATGCTCTTTGTGGGCTTTGTCTTCGCATTCCAATTCGGCCTATCCATGGTCACTCTAGGCGCAACGCCATATATCGGAAAACTGGTCAGTCTTTCAATTATCAGGGAACTAGGCCCTGCGTTCACCGCCCTGGTCGTAGGCGGCCGCATCGGCGCCGGCATGGCAGCTGAGATCGGCTCCATGCAAGTCACCGAGCAAATCGACGCCATCTTGGCCTTAGGCGCAAGCCCCACGCAAAAACTGGTGGTACCACGTGTACTGGCTGCAACCTTCATGCTGCCCATCGTTTCTCTAATCGCCAGCATTATCGGTATTTGCGGCGGCATGTTGATTGCTTGGCTAGAGTTTAACTTAACGCCATTAGCCTTTTACGAATCATCCCTACACACCATCAGCTTTAACGATTTTTGGTCCGGATTTTTCAAGCCGTTCTTCTTCGGCTTCGGAACAGCCTTAATCGGCTGCCATCACGGCTTCAGATGTGAAACCGGTACTGTGGGCGTGGGCAAAGCAACAACCGCAGCCGTAGTGAACATATCCTTAATGGTCGTGTTTGTGGACTTCCTACTAACCCGCTTATTTGCTCAAATCTGGCCGCACTAA